Part of the Armatimonadota bacterium genome, CGACGGGCGCCGGCGCAGCCGCCGCCGCCCCCGCGGGCGCCGCCGCGACTGCCACCGGCGCCGCGGCCGAGACGCCGAACTTCTCCTCGAGTGCCTTGACCAGCTCGGCCAGCTCCAGCACCGTCAGGTTGCTGATGGCGTCGACGATCTCGTCCTTGGTCAGCTTGGCCACCGTCCTCCCTCCCCCTGTCGATAGTTCACGGTCCGTCGGATGGTCCCGGTCACCCCGCCGCCTCGCCCGCATCCTCCCGCCGCTGGCGAAGCTGGTCCAGGGCCACGACCAGCCCCCGCGGGAGCCCACCCAGCACGCCCGCCAGCGCCACCAGGGGCGCAGCCACCCCGCCGACGACGCGTGCCACCAGCTCCTGTCGGCCGGGCAGATCGGCCAGGGCCCGGGTCTGGGCTTCGCCGTAGACGCGCCCCGCGACCACGCTGCCCTTGAGCGCCAGCTTGCGCGTCTGCCGCATGAACTCCTGGATCACCTTGGCGGCGGCGACGGGGTCGGAGGGGGCAAAGGCGACGGCTGTGGGGCCCTCCAGGTACGGGAGCAGGCCGTCGATTCCGGCTGCCTGCGCCGCCTTGCCCAGCAAGCGGTTCTTCACCACCCGGTAGTCCGCGCCCGCCTCCTGCAACTTCCGGCGCAGCTGCGTGATCTCGCCCACTGTCAGCCCGCGAAAATCGGTGAGGATGACCCCGGCCGCCTGCTGCAACCGGTCCTGCAGGCGCGCGACCTCCTCGACCTTCTCCTGGCGCGGCATCGCGATCCTCCCTGTCCTCCTCACCCACAGACAACACAACGACCCGCCACGGGGAGACGGGTCGTGCCACTCCGCTCCTCGGCAGGCGGGAACCCCATTAAGCCCCGAAGGGCACCTGCTGTCTGTGGCGCGCGGCCGCCAGCCGGCGACCGACTATGCGGTTGTCACCCGTCG contains:
- the rplJ gene encoding 50S ribosomal protein L10, which codes for MPRQEKVEEVARLQDRLQQAAGVILTDFRGLTVGEITQLRRKLQEAGADYRVVKNRLLGKAAQAAGIDGLLPYLEGPTAVAFAPSDPVAAAKVIQEFMRQTRKLALKGSVVAGRVYGEAQTRALADLPGRQELVARVVGGVAAPLVALAGVLGGLPRGLVVALDQLRQRREDAGEAAG